One Exiguobacterium sp. BMC-KP genomic window, AGACTCTTCGCTATCCAATCGGGCAAGTCAGCTGTACAGTGACCGATAAAGGCTTTAAAATGGAAGCGAGATTAGAGAATGGTCAAAGAATTGAGGCGGTCGTTACACATGAGTAAGGTTTATTTGATTGGCTTTATGGGAACTGGTAAATCAGCCGTCGGACGTCGATTGTGTACGCAATATGAGGTCGACGAACTAGATGAACGATTTGAGCGGGAACAAGAAAAAACGATTGCTGCTTATTTCGTCGAGCACGGTGAAGCAGGATTCCGTACACGTGAAGGCGAATTGTTGAAGAATAGCAAAGCGGAACTCGTTGTCACAGGCGGCGGGATCGTTGAACGTCCGGAGAACCGATCGTTCATGAAAGATTCTGGAACAATCATTTGGATCGATACACCATTTGATTTGATTTGGGAGCGTATCGCTTCCGATCCGAATCGTCCGCTCGTGACAGAACGGGAACAGGTGAAACAATTGTTTGAACGTCGCTATTCTTTATATGCTGAGATAGCCACTGTTCGGCTCGAAGGAACGGCATCAATCGATGAACTCGCTCGTGCGATTGAAACTGTATTGGAGGAGAAGTCATGATTTGGATTACGTTAGGTATTATTTTATTGTCCATCGTAGGACTTGTGCTATTTGGATTTAGTCTCTACAAAAAGAAGTTGTCTCAGGACATTCGACAGTTAAAACAACTGATGGAACGCTTTACGATTCGTCAGCAAACACTTCAAACGAACATTGATCATACGACGCATCGCATCGATCAAATCAAAGGAAACATCAATCGAATTACGGAAGAAGGAAATCGCGTCAAGCAAGGAGCAAGTCAGTTGGTTACGGAAGGTCGACGACTTCAAGAGGAAATCAAACGAACTGCCGGGATTAAACAATTTTGAAATGGCTTTCATGGGAAGAATATGAAACAATAGGAGAGAAGGGACAGGATCCTTTCTCTCTTTTTCGTATGTTCCTTTTTCCGAATAATACTAGATAATTATGATTTTAATTGGTAAGATGGATTTGAAAATGGAACATTAAAGAGAAGAGAGAGTAAAAACGTTCGTGAATAGGGGGATTTGTATGAGTCAAACGACATTGAAAAGAACACCGTTATTCGAAACGGTTTCGCAAACCGGTAAGATGGTGGATTTTGCGGGATTTGAAATGCCAGTTTTGTTTTCCTCGATTAAAGAAGAGCACGTTGCAGTAAGGGAGAACGTCGGTATGTTCGACGTCTCGCACATGGGTGAACTGTTCGTTAGCGGACCAGATGCTCTTTCGTTTTTACAAGCCACGTTATCGAATGATATTTCGAAGATTGCGGTGGGGCAAGCGCAATATAACGTCTTATGTCAAGAAGACGGTGGTACGGTCGATGATTTACTCGTATATCGTTTAGCAGAAACGGACTATCTTCTCGTCGTCAATGCCTCGAACATTGAAAAAGATGAACAACATTTACGTCAGTATGTATCAGGGGACGTCACACTTGATAATCAATCAGATCAATACGGTCAAATCGCTGTCCAAGGACCTCGTGCGGAAGCGGTTCTCTCCGGCATGACGTCACTCGACTTATCAGAGATCGGTTTTTTCAAGTTTCAACGGGGAACGGTTGCTGGAGTAGAAATGATCGTCTCGCGTAGCGGTTATACAGGCGAAGACGGATTTGAACTTTATATGGCAGCCGGTGACGCACCTGCTGTCTGGCAAGCACTGCTTGAGCAAGATGTCGTACCGTGCGGACTCGGGGCACGCGATACATTGCGTTTTGAGGCATGTCTTCCGCTTTATGGACATGAGTTATCAGCGACGATTTCACCAATCGAAGCTGGCATGGGCTTTGCCGTCAAACCACAATTCAAAACGTTCGTTGGTTCTGAAGTCTTGTTACAACAAAAAGAACAAGGTGCACCACGTCGATTGATTGGTCTTGAACTACTCGATAAAGGGATTGCACGTCAAGATGCACCGGTTTGGCATGACGGAGAAGTCGTTGGTGTCGTGACGACGGGTACGTTACCACCGACAGTCGGAAAAGCGATCGCTTGGGCACTCGTTCCAGCAGAAGTAGCGGAACAAGAGCAATTTGAAGTGGAAGTACGCGGAAAACGTCTAGCAGCGAAACGAACAGCGACACCGTTTTATCGTCGCACGAAATAAGGGGGATATTTCTATGGATTTTCGTTATTTACCAATGACAGCAGAAGATGAGCAAGCGATGTTACAAACGATCGGTGCAGCGTCGATCGAAGATTTACTCGCTGATATCCCGGCATCCGTCCGTGATAACGGTACATTGGAAGAAGTTGGGATTCCACTTCCGGAAACAGACTTGATTCGGACGCTCTCGAAGCTTGCCGACCAAAATATGAATACGAAACAATATCCATCGTTCCTTGGCGCTGGCATCTACGATCACTATGCTCCAGCCGTCGTCAACCACATGTTACTTCGTTCAGAGTTCTACACGGCTTATACACCATATCAACCAGAGATTTCGCAAGGGGAATTACAAGCGATTTTTGAATTCCAATCGATGATTTGTGAATTGACAGGCATGGATGTCGCAAACTCGTCGATGTATGACGGTATCACGGCGTTAGCGGAAGCGGCGATGCTCGCTTGCGCTCATACGAAGAAAAAAACGATCGTTCTTTCAGATGGTGTCCATCCGGAAGCGCACGATGTCGTTCGGACGTATGCAAATGGTCCTGGACTAAACGTCGAGACGTTGTCGCTAGAGCAAGGTGTGACACGAATCGATCAACTGGATGCGATTGAAGACGTCGCTTGTGTCATCGTCCAGTATCCGAACTTCTATGGACGCGTCGAAGAATTACAAGCATTGGCAGATGCGACTCATGCACGCGGTGCGCTCTTCATCGTCTCTGCGAATCCACTTGCGCTCGGTATCTTAGAAGCTCCAGGTAAACTTGGTGCGGATATCACAATCGGAGATTGCCAGCCGTTCGGGATTCCACAAAGTTTTGGTGGTCCGACGTGTGGTTATTTCACGACGACAAAAGCGTTGATGCGTAAGATTCCAGGTCGTCTCGTTGGACAGACGGTCGATGAGAACGGAAAACGTGGCTTTGTTCTGACGTTACAAGCACGTGAACAACACATTCGTCGCGATAAGGCGACATCTAACATCTGCTCGAACCAAGCGTTGAACGCATTAGCGGCTTCGATTGCGATGAGTGCACTTGGTAAACGGGGAATGCGCGAACTTGCGACACGTAACTTACAAACAGCGCATGCGTTAAAACAAAAGCTCAAGCAAGCTGGATTCACGATCGTCGACGATGGACCGAGCTTCAATGAATTCGTCGTCACGTTACCAATCGATGCGACACGTGCGAGTCAGCAATTGCTCGAGCACGGGATCATCGGTGGTCTACCGCTAGGTGCTTATGACGCAACGCGTCAGAACGAAATGCTCGTTTGTGCAACGGAATTACGGACGAAAGAAGAGTTGGATCAATTCGTGACAGCGTTAGGGGGACTCACACATGAATGAGCAAACATTGATCTTTGAAATTTCGAAACCGGGACGCATCGCCTATAGCTTACCGCTACCGACTGTCGATGAAGTGGCAGTAGAAGAATTGTTACCGGCTTCGATGTTACGCCAAGAAGACGTGGCATTACCAGAAGTATCGGAACTCGATCTCGTCCGACACTATACGGCGCTTTCAAACCGTAACCATGGTGTGGATTCTGGATTCTATCCACTCGGCTCATGTACGATGAAATACAACCCGAAAATTAATGAAGATATGGCGCGCCTCCCTGGGTTTGCGCACATTCATCCGCTCCAACCGGTCGAGAGTGTTCAAGGTGCACTTGGTCTGATGTATGATCTTCAAGAAAAACTCGCTGTCATTACAGGTATGGATGAAGTAACACTTCAGCCGGCAGCGGGAGCGCACGGCGAGTGGACCGGTTTGATGTTAATTAAGGCCTACCACCATGCGCGTGGTGATTTCAAACGGACGAAAGTTCTCGTACCAGATTCGGCGCACGGAACGAACCCGGCATCGGCATCGGTCGCTGGTTTTGATACGGTGACGGTCTTATCGGACGAGCGTGGTCTTGTTGATCTTGCGGACTTAAAGAAAAAAGTCGGTGAAGATACGGCGGCACTCATGTTGACGAATCCGAACACACTAGGTCTGTTCGAATCCGATATCGTTGAAATCGCAAAAGCGGTTCACGAAGCGGGCGGAAAACTGTACTATGATGGTGCGAACTCGAACGCGATCATGGGTATCGCACGTCCGGGAGATATGGGCTTTGACGTCGTCCACTTGAACTTGCATAAGACGTTCACCGGACCACACGGTGGTGGTGGACCAGGATCAGGACCAGTCGGTGTCAAACAAGATTTGATCCCGTACTTGCCAAAACCAATCGTCCGCAAAGAGGAAGAACGTTATGTTCTTGATTACGATCGCCCAGAAGCAATCGGTCGCGTCAAACCGTTCTATGGGAACTTCGGCATCAACGTTCGTGCCTATAGCTACATTCGGACGATGGGCGGCGCGGGACTCGCTCGTGTATCCAAAGAAGCAGTCTTGAATGCGAACTATATGTTGGCTCGTCTCAAAGGTGCGTTTGACGCTCCGTACGATGTTTACTGTAAACACGAATTTGTCTTGTCGGGTAAACGTCAGAAGGCACTTGGGGTTCGGACGCTCGATATCGCAAAACGTCTGCTTGACTTCGGATACCATCCACCAACAATCTACTTCCCGTTGAACGTTGAGGAATGTATCATGATCGAACCGACGGAAACAGAGTCGAAAGAAACACTCGATGCCTTCTGTGATGCGATGCTCCAAATCGCAAAAGAGGTCGAAGAGACGCCAGACGTCGTCTTAAACGCACCGCACACGACGGTCGTTAAACGGATGGACGAGACACTTGCTGCGCGCAAGCCAGTCTTACGTTATCAACCAAAACAAGAAGTACACGCATAATCTTTTCCATGAAAAAGAGGATTTCTCCGAAGAAGGAGAAATCCTCTTTTTACGATGAACGAAGCGTCAGCTCCGTTTGATTTTTCCTGACCATTGCTTGAATCCGCCTTTTAACTGATACAGATTCGTATAGCCTGCTTTTTTCAAGACTTTTGCAGCCTGTGAAGAACGCATGCTTCCTTGGCAATACAAGTAAATCGGCATGTCTTTTCGTAATTCTTTCGAGCGCATCTTCATTTGGCTGACCGGGATGTTCCGAGCGCCGACGATGTGTCCACCTTTGAATTCTTGTGTCTCACGGACATCGACGATTTGTGCCTTACGGTAGTTTGCGCGGAATTCTTCTTGTGACAATTTCGTGATGCCTTTGACCGGCATGAAACGCCAAGCGATGTAGGCGATCAACGCGACCCATAATACGATCGTAACGATAGTTCCAGTTTCCATATTCAACTTCCAACCCCTTCGTTCGTTTAACCTCTGTTTCATTATAGTCAACGAAATCGATTTCGGCAATCGACTCGTGATTGCGCGACAGAGAATGGGTTTGATACACTAAGACGGAAACGTTTTGGGGGTGTTCAAGTGAACAGAGAGTGGCAAGTGTTGACGACGGCTGCAATGGAGCCGGCAATGAACATGGCAATTGATGAAGCATTGATTCAGTTCGTCGGGCGGGGAGAAATCGCACCGACGCTTCGTTTTTATTCATGGGAACCACGTGGATTAAGTGTTGGTCATTTTCAACGGGCCACGCGTGATATTGATCGCGAGCGAATTGCAGAACTCGGCATTCCGATCGTTCGCCGGATGACGGGAGGACGCGCTGTCTTGCATGCAGACGAGTTGACATATAGTGTCGTCATCCCGGAAAATACAGAAGGTTTACCACGGACGGTCATCGAAAGTTATCGGATGTTGACGGAAGGGATTCGAAAAGGATACCATCACCTCGGTATTCCGGTCGAGTTTTCCGTTCCCTTGACGGAAGAAGAAAAAGAAGAGTTGCGAAAACCGAAATCGGCAGTTTGTTTTGATGCGGCATCGTATTACGAACTAGCTGTTGGAAAACGGAAGGTCGCTGGCAGTGCACAAGTCCGTCATCAAGGAGTCGTCTTACAGCACGGTTCGGTCCCACTCTCTGTTGATGAAGGCGAATTGTTCGACTGTTTCTTGTATGAAGACGAGTCGACGCGCGAGCGGATGAAAGCCCGTTTTTCTGGAAAAGCCGTTGCCTTAAACGAGCTAGCGGGTCGTGCTGTTACGTTTGATGAAGTGCGAGAGGCATTCACGAAAGGGTTTAAGGATGCTCTTGACTTATCGTTCGCTCCGTTGACGTTCACGAGTGAACAGTGGCAGGAGATTGAGCGACTTGCCGAGAAATACCGTAGTGATGAGTGGAATTGGAAACGCTAATGAATGAAATGGGAAGGTGATGTCGTGCCAACTCCGAGTATGGAAGATTATTTGGAACAAATTTATAAATTGATCGAAGACAAAGGATATGCTCGTGTATCGGATATTGCGGAGTCGTTAGGAGTCCACCCGTCATCGGTAACGAAGATGGTACAAAAGCTCGATCGTGAGACGTACCTCGTGTATGAAAAGTATCGAGGTCTGATGCTGACCCCTAAGGGACGTAAAATCGGGAAGCGTCTCGTGGAGCGACACGCTTTACTTGAAGATTTTCTTCGTCTCGTTGGTGTCGATGAAGAACTGATCTATAAGGATGTCGAAGGGATCGAACACCACATTAGTATCGAAGCGTTGGATAAAATCAATGGTATGATTCAGTTCTTCGCTGAACGTCCTGGTTTGAAAGAGGAATTGCACCGCTATCAACAAGCCCATCCAGAGGATTGAGGCTTGTTTTTTAGTTGCTTTTATATAAAAAATATCTCAAACACGAACGTTCTATTACAATTTTATGATAAAGTGCGCATTTTAAGGGTGTTGTGCTATACTGAGCCTGAAAATGGACGAAGGGGGTGGCGGGTGTTCGCACCTAGTCATGGAGATTACGATAAAAGAAAAATTAGTGTCAGAGTCACAACTGAAAGAAAAGGTCCGTGAATTAGCGCAACAGATTGAAGTAGATGCTGCTGGACGTCAAATCGTTCTTGTCGTCGTATTGAAGGGGTCAATGGTCTTTGCAGCAGATTTGATGCGCGAAATCAAAGGGAGCGTCCAAATTGATACGGTCGCGTGTTCTTCTTACGGGACGAAGACCGTTTCTTCAGGTCGTGTTCAATTGAAGAAGGATCTCGATCTCGATGTTCAAGGAAAATATGTCGTTGTTGTTGAAGACATCATCGATACAGGACGGACACTTCATTTCTTATGCGATCATATGAAATTGCATCAGCCAGGCGTTCTGAAGGTATGTACGTTACTCGATAAACCGGCGCGTCGGGAAGTAGAGCTCGTCGCGGACTACGTCGGATTCGAGATTCCGGATTATTTCGTTGTCGGGTACGGGATTGATTGTGCCGAGGAATATCGTAATCTTCCTTACATCGGCTGGGTCGAAACGGAGTGAAAAAACAAGGAGGTTCGTCATATGCGACGAACCTCCTTGTTTAATATGCTTTTTATCATCAAAAAGCACGTTTTTTCTTTTTACCTTTTTTACCTTCGATGACCGTCAGATGAGGAGCTTTAGAACGATCACGTAACGGTCTGACTTTATTCGATGCGGGTGCTTTCGAAGACTTGACCGGTTTTTTCTTGAAGTCTGTCCGGCGAACAGAATTCGAAGTACCATGCATTTTTTTTGATTGAGCGACAGATTTACGATACTGCGCGTTCGTACCATTTCCGACGCTGCGATTACGAGTCAGGAACTTAAAGAGTAGGAAGATGATCCCGGCGGTAATCCCGAAGAACAGCAATTGTGAAAACAGACTACTTGGATTGTTGACGAGTTTATATCCAAAGCCGACAAAAGCGAACAGTAACACGACGAGTGCAAATGTAGAACCAATGCGTTGTCTGATCATAATATCACCCCTGTTATCGATTAACCCAGTGCATTCTCATGTAGGTTATGTTCCTGTTTTTCTAATGCTTCAAACGCATAAATCGCAACCTCAATTTGTGAATCATCCGGTTCTTTCGTCGTCAAGTACTGTAACCATAGACCAGGCAACGCAATGACACGAAGTCCTTTGATGTGCTGTGCCTTATTTGTTAGTTGCAATACTTCAAACGAAAGACCGATGACGACTGGTAATAAAGCAATTCGGCAGACGAGACGTAACCACAAAGGATCCGTTGGAACGATCAGGTAGACGAAAAAACCGACGATGACGGTGAAAATCAAGAAACTCGATCCACATCGATAATGAAGTCGACTACTGATACGGACGTTTTCGACTGTTAATGAACGTCCGGACTCGACACAGTTGATGACTTTATGCTCGGCACCATGGTATTGAAAAAGTCGTTTGACGAGCGGGGTCAACGAAATTACGTAGAGATAACTGAACAAAAGTGTTAACTTGATTGCTGCTTCGATGACATTCTGAATGACATGTCCAGATAAGGCAGGAAATACATCAAACAGTGATGCAAGGAAAGCAGGTAATAGTGTGAAGAGTAACTTACCGAAGAAAAATGATAGGATTCCGACAACGGCGACGCCGAGCCATTTCGTTAAGGGACTAGCAGTCGTTTCTTCTGGCTCTTCCTCCCCCGGTTTGACGCCGTATCGATCACTTGCGAAGTTCATATGACTGGCGCCATTCGCAGAAGACTCCATTAAAGCAAAGAGACCGCGTAGAAGTGGAATTCGTTTTCCTTTAGCGATTCGTGGGCGAATCGGTTTTTTCTGGGCAAAGGTCTCGATTGAATCGTCATTTCGACGAATCGCAGAGACTGCGTGGGTCGCATTTTGGAACATGACGCCTTCGACGATGGCTTGACCACCGACCGGCGGATTAGTCGTTTTCATAATAGAACGCATCCCGTCTTCATAAAATAAGGTGTATCGTCAGTGTACTTGATTTACGCTAAAAAAACTATGTTCGACTCGTCAAAACGAGGTAATCTTTAGGAGTCGGAAATCGGGTTATGATACAATAAAAAAGAATTCGAGGAGGTGTTTTTTTGCGTGTCTTGATTTTAAATGGACCAAACTTGAATTTGCTCGGAACACGCGAACCGGATACATATGGAACGGCGACGTTAGCCGACTTAGAACACGACCTTCGCGCTTATTTTCCGAACATTCAGTTTCGGTTCGAACAATCGAACCATGAAGGGCGTTTGATTGATGTTCTTCATGAGGAACGGGGGGCGGACGGCATCGTCTTGAATGCGGCTGCCTATACGCATACGAGTATCGCTCTCCGTGACGCAATCGCTGCGATCGAAGCACCCGTCATCGAGGTTCATCTATCGAACGTCCATGCACGCGAATCTTTTCGGCATCATTCGATGATTGCACCTGTCTGCAGAGGTGTGATCGCTGGACTCGGCATGACCGGATATCGCCTGGCAACGGAAGCGATCCAAGCTTTACAACAATCGGAATAAGGGGGAAATCAATCATGAAACAACGAATCGAAGCGTTACAAGCGGCATTAAAAGAACGGGATCTTCCAGGATTACTCGTCACGAAAGCAGAGAATATCCGTTATATTTCAGGCTTCACAGGTTCAAGCGGTGCATGTCTCGTAACAGAAGAGCAAGCATACTTCGTGACGGATTTCCGTTACACGGAGCAAGCGGCAGATCAAGTTAAAGGAATGGAGATAGTCCAAATCGAACGATCGATTCCAGAGACGATGGGCGAGTTGATGGCAGGGGCACGTGTTCGTGCGGTTGGCGTCGAAAAGGATGCGATGACACTTGGTGCTTTTGAAGCGTACGATCAAGCTTCGTCGATCGAACTCGTTCCAACGACGGGAATCATCGAAAACCTACGCTTGATTAAGGATTCATCAGAGATTAAGATGATTAAGGAAGCGGTGGAGCTCGCAGACGCGACCTTCCAACACATCTTGACGTACATTCAACCAGGACGGACGGAACTTGAAGTATCAAATGAACTAGAATTCTTCATGCGTAAGCATGGAGCGACGTCTTCTTCTTTCGATACGATCGTTGCATCGGGCTATCGTTCTGCCTTGCCGCACGGTGTTGCCAGTTCGAAGGTCATTGCGACGGGTGAACTCGTGACGCTTGATTTCGGGGCGCTCTTGAACGGTTACGTTTCAGATATCACACGGACTGTCGCAGTCGGTCCGATCAACGCTGAATTGCAGAAGATCTACGATACGGTCTTGCAAGCACAACTTGCGGGTGTCGATGGCTTAAAACCAGGCATCACAGGGATTGAAGCAGACGCGTTGACACGT contains:
- a CDS encoding shikimate kinase; the encoded protein is MSKVYLIGFMGTGKSAVGRRLCTQYEVDELDERFEREQEKTIAAYFVEHGEAGFRTREGELLKNSKAELVVTGGGIVERPENRSFMKDSGTIIWIDTPFDLIWERIASDPNRPLVTEREQVKQLFERRYSLYAEIATVRLEGTASIDELARAIETVLEEKS
- the gcvT gene encoding glycine cleavage system aminomethyltransferase GcvT, coding for MSQTTLKRTPLFETVSQTGKMVDFAGFEMPVLFSSIKEEHVAVRENVGMFDVSHMGELFVSGPDALSFLQATLSNDISKIAVGQAQYNVLCQEDGGTVDDLLVYRLAETDYLLVVNASNIEKDEQHLRQYVSGDVTLDNQSDQYGQIAVQGPRAEAVLSGMTSLDLSEIGFFKFQRGTVAGVEMIVSRSGYTGEDGFELYMAAGDAPAVWQALLEQDVVPCGLGARDTLRFEACLPLYGHELSATISPIEAGMGFAVKPQFKTFVGSEVLLQQKEQGAPRRLIGLELLDKGIARQDAPVWHDGEVVGVVTTGTLPPTVGKAIAWALVPAEVAEQEQFEVEVRGKRLAAKRTATPFYRRTK
- the gcvPA gene encoding aminomethyl-transferring glycine dehydrogenase subunit GcvPA is translated as MDFRYLPMTAEDEQAMLQTIGAASIEDLLADIPASVRDNGTLEEVGIPLPETDLIRTLSKLADQNMNTKQYPSFLGAGIYDHYAPAVVNHMLLRSEFYTAYTPYQPEISQGELQAIFEFQSMICELTGMDVANSSMYDGITALAEAAMLACAHTKKKTIVLSDGVHPEAHDVVRTYANGPGLNVETLSLEQGVTRIDQLDAIEDVACVIVQYPNFYGRVEELQALADATHARGALFIVSANPLALGILEAPGKLGADITIGDCQPFGIPQSFGGPTCGYFTTTKALMRKIPGRLVGQTVDENGKRGFVLTLQAREQHIRRDKATSNICSNQALNALAASIAMSALGKRGMRELATRNLQTAHALKQKLKQAGFTIVDDGPSFNEFVVTLPIDATRASQQLLEHGIIGGLPLGAYDATRQNEMLVCATELRTKEELDQFVTALGGLTHE
- the gcvPB gene encoding aminomethyl-transferring glycine dehydrogenase subunit GcvPB, producing the protein MNEQTLIFEISKPGRIAYSLPLPTVDEVAVEELLPASMLRQEDVALPEVSELDLVRHYTALSNRNHGVDSGFYPLGSCTMKYNPKINEDMARLPGFAHIHPLQPVESVQGALGLMYDLQEKLAVITGMDEVTLQPAAGAHGEWTGLMLIKAYHHARGDFKRTKVLVPDSAHGTNPASASVAGFDTVTVLSDERGLVDLADLKKKVGEDTAALMLTNPNTLGLFESDIVEIAKAVHEAGGKLYYDGANSNAIMGIARPGDMGFDVVHLNLHKTFTGPHGGGGPGSGPVGVKQDLIPYLPKPIVRKEEERYVLDYDRPEAIGRVKPFYGNFGINVRAYSYIRTMGGAGLARVSKEAVLNANYMLARLKGAFDAPYDVYCKHEFVLSGKRQKALGVRTLDIAKRLLDFGYHPPTIYFPLNVEECIMIEPTETESKETLDAFCDAMLQIAKEVEETPDVVLNAPHTTVVKRMDETLAARKPVLRYQPKQEVHA
- a CDS encoding rhodanese-like domain-containing protein, whose product is METGTIVTIVLWVALIAYIAWRFMPVKGITKLSQEEFRANYRKAQIVDVRETQEFKGGHIVGARNIPVSQMKMRSKELRKDMPIYLYCQGSMRSSQAAKVLKKAGYTNLYQLKGGFKQWSGKIKRS
- a CDS encoding lipoate--protein ligase family protein, which encodes MNREWQVLTTAAMEPAMNMAIDEALIQFVGRGEIAPTLRFYSWEPRGLSVGHFQRATRDIDRERIAELGIPIVRRMTGGRAVLHADELTYSVVIPENTEGLPRTVIESYRMLTEGIRKGYHHLGIPVEFSVPLTEEEKEELRKPKSAVCFDAASYYELAVGKRKVAGSAQVRHQGVVLQHGSVPLSVDEGELFDCFLYEDESTRERMKARFSGKAVALNELAGRAVTFDEVREAFTKGFKDALDLSFAPLTFTSEQWQEIERLAEKYRSDEWNWKR
- the mntR gene encoding transcriptional regulator MntR, which translates into the protein MPTPSMEDYLEQIYKLIEDKGYARVSDIAESLGVHPSSVTKMVQKLDRETYLVYEKYRGLMLTPKGRKIGKRLVERHALLEDFLRLVGVDEELIYKDVEGIEHHISIEALDKINGMIQFFAERPGLKEELHRYQQAHPED
- the hpt gene encoding hypoxanthine phosphoribosyltransferase, translated to MEITIKEKLVSESQLKEKVRELAQQIEVDAAGRQIVLVVVLKGSMVFAADLMREIKGSVQIDTVACSSYGTKTVSSGRVQLKKDLDLDVQGKYVVVVEDIIDTGRTLHFLCDHMKLHQPGVLKVCTLLDKPARREVELVADYVGFEIPDYFVVGYGIDCAEEYRNLPYIGWVETE
- a CDS encoding SA1362 family protein; this encodes MIRQRIGSTFALVVLLFAFVGFGYKLVNNPSSLFSQLLFFGITAGIIFLLFKFLTRNRSVGNGTNAQYRKSVAQSKKMHGTSNSVRRTDFKKKPVKSSKAPASNKVRPLRDRSKAPHLTVIEGKKGKKKKRAF
- a CDS encoding DUF1385 domain-containing protein, which codes for MKTTNPPVGGQAIVEGVMFQNATHAVSAIRRNDDSIETFAQKKPIRPRIAKGKRIPLLRGLFALMESSANGASHMNFASDRYGVKPGEEEPEETTASPLTKWLGVAVVGILSFFFGKLLFTLLPAFLASLFDVFPALSGHVIQNVIEAAIKLTLLFSYLYVISLTPLVKRLFQYHGAEHKVINCVESGRSLTVENVRISSRLHYRCGSSFLIFTVIVGFFVYLIVPTDPLWLRLVCRIALLPVVIGLSFEVLQLTNKAQHIKGLRVIALPGLWLQYLTTKEPDDSQIEVAIYAFEALEKQEHNLHENALG
- the aroQ gene encoding type II 3-dehydroquinate dehydratase; this encodes MRVLILNGPNLNLLGTREPDTYGTATLADLEHDLRAYFPNIQFRFEQSNHEGRLIDVLHEERGADGIVLNAAAYTHTSIALRDAIAAIEAPVIEVHLSNVHARESFRHHSMIAPVCRGVIAGLGMTGYRLATEAIQALQQSE
- a CDS encoding M24 family metallopeptidase; protein product: MKQRIEALQAALKERDLPGLLVTKAENIRYISGFTGSSGACLVTEEQAYFVTDFRYTEQAADQVKGMEIVQIERSIPETMGELMAGARVRAVGVEKDAMTLGAFEAYDQASSIELVPTTGIIENLRLIKDSSEIKMIKEAVELADATFQHILTYIQPGRTELEVSNELEFFMRKHGATSSSFDTIVASGYRSALPHGVASSKVIATGELVTLDFGALLNGYVSDITRTVAVGPINAELQKIYDTVLQAQLAGVDGLKPGITGIEADALTRDIIKEAGYGEYFGHSTGHGIGLEVHEGPGLSFRSETKLEPGMIVTVEPGIYVPQVGGCRIEDDVLITETGREILSSSPKELITL